One window of the Candidatus Firestonebacteria bacterium RIFOXYD2_FULL_39_29 genome contains the following:
- a CDS encoding ABC transporter permease has protein sequence MKIRRTFIYTALIAGAFIMVIPFLWMVVTAFKLPEEVLAMPPKFLPSKINFKNFSDAFSAAPFGAYFFNSLFVTVLTTLLQVATSALAGYAFARFDFKGKRIIFLIFLGTMMIPVEVTLIPNYIILKNLGWLDTYFALIIPWAVNVFGIFLMRQFFLSLPKELFEQAQIDGCSHWQILWKILFPVAKPVFISVGLFSLIGSWNSFLWPLIMTNSENMRTLPVGLAYFTFEFATRYHLMMAAALFATLPVIIVYFFAQKYFVEGIATTGMK, from the coding sequence ATGAAAATTAGACGGACTTTTATTTATACCGCTCTTATTGCCGGAGCGTTTATAATGGTAATACCCTTTTTGTGGATGGTGGTAACAGCTTTTAAGCTTCCCGAGGAAGTCCTTGCTATGCCGCCAAAATTTCTCCCTTCAAAGATAAATTTTAAGAACTTTTCAGATGCTTTTTCGGCGGCGCCTTTTGGCGCCTATTTCTTTAATAGCTTGTTTGTGACTGTTCTAACTACTCTTTTACAGGTTGCGACATCAGCCTTGGCAGGTTATGCCTTCGCCAGGTTTGATTTTAAAGGAAAAAGAATTATTTTTTTAATATTTCTTGGGACCATGATGATACCTGTGGAAGTGACGTTAATACCAAATTATATTATCTTGAAAAACCTCGGATGGCTGGATACATATTTTGCCTTGATTATTCCCTGGGCTGTGAATGTTTTTGGAATATTCTTGATGCGGCAATTCTTCCTGTCCCTGCCTAAAGAACTTTTTGAACAGGCTCAAATTGACGGCTGTTCGCACTGGCAGATACTCTGGAAAATACTTTTTCCCGTAGCGAAACCGGTTTTCATAAGTGTCGGGCTTTTCTCGCTGATAGGCAGTTGGAATTCTTTCCTTTGGCCTCTTATTATGACTAACAGTGAAAACATGCGGACTCTTCCTGTAGGTCTGGCTTATTTCACCTTTGAATTCGCCACCCGGTACCATCTGATGATGGCCGCCGCGCTCTTTGCGACATTACCCGTAATAATAGTCTACTTCTTCGCCCAGAAATATTTTGTAGAAGGAATTGCAACGACGGGAATGAAGTAG
- a CDS encoding starch synthase, which yields MEEKEKLNILFASSEVVPFAKTGGLADVSAALPKALTKLGCNVKVIMPKYSKIDEVKYDLKFVCDLPNGGAVKKSKLRGSTVEFYFVEYDQYFGRNALYGENGSDYIDNAERFIYFSKCVLDFARLTGFKPDIIHCNDWQTALIPVYISSLRTDSFFKDTSTVLTVHNMAYQGIFSKQIMYATGLPWNYFTRDKLEYWDKINFMKGGLIFADIINTVSETYAKEIQSSYDYGWGLEGVLQNRKADLFGILNGIDGKEWDPETDKYLLKKYGTLSIGKKLENKKILSEKTGLPFKPATPLLGIVSRFADQKGFDIISPAMDMLMKNDIQLVVQGIGDQRYNDMFASFRNKYPGKLAVIFKFDERIAHLIYAGSDMFLMPSRYEPCGLSQLISFKYGTVPVVRETGGLADSVTNYDPKTGKGTGFVFKEYSPWELLDAVKRGVLVYKNKNSWAKLIIKDMKLDFSWDSSAKKYVELYQKALLKHR from the coding sequence ATGGAAGAAAAAGAAAAGTTGAATATATTATTTGCTTCCTCGGAGGTTGTTCCGTTCGCAAAAACCGGAGGGTTGGCGGATGTTTCGGCTGCCCTGCCAAAAGCCCTGACAAAGCTTGGCTGTAATGTTAAAGTAATAATGCCCAAGTATTCAAAAATAGATGAGGTCAAATATGATCTTAAGTTTGTTTGTGATTTGCCAAACGGCGGCGCGGTAAAGAAAAGCAAACTCAGAGGCTCTACTGTTGAGTTTTATTTTGTAGAGTATGACCAGTATTTCGGCAGAAATGCGCTCTATGGTGAAAATGGTTCGGACTATATTGATAATGCCGAAAGATTTATATATTTTTCAAAATGTGTCCTTGATTTCGCACGTCTTACCGGCTTTAAGCCTGATATTATTCATTGTAATGACTGGCAGACAGCTCTTATACCCGTCTATATTTCTTCTTTAAGAACGGATTCTTTTTTTAAGGATACATCAACGGTTCTTACGGTGCATAACATGGCGTATCAAGGCATCTTTAGTAAACAGATCATGTATGCTACAGGTCTTCCCTGGAATTATTTCACGAGGGATAAATTGGAATATTGGGATAAAATAAATTTCATGAAAGGCGGTTTGATATTTGCTGACATAATAAATACCGTGAGTGAAACTTATGCCAAGGAGATACAATCGAGTTATGATTATGGCTGGGGGCTTGAAGGGGTTTTGCAAAACAGGAAAGCGGACCTTTTCGGGATATTAAATGGTATTGACGGAAAGGAATGGGATCCGGAAACGGATAAATACCTTTTAAAAAAATACGGAACTCTGTCTATAGGCAAAAAGCTTGAAAATAAGAAGATACTCTCGGAAAAAACCGGTTTGCCGTTTAAACCTGCAACACCGCTTTTAGGTATTGTTTCACGTTTTGCGGATCAAAAAGGTTTTGATATTATAAGTCCGGCGATGGATATGCTTATGAAAAATGATATCCAGCTTGTAGTACAGGGGATTGGAGATCAGCGTTATAATGATATGTTCGCTTCTTTCCGGAATAAGTATCCGGGTAAACTTGCAGTAATCTTTAAGTTTGATGAGCGTATTGCGCATCTGATCTACGCAGGTTCTGATATGTTCTTAATGCCTTCAAGGTATGAACCCTGCGGGCTTTCCCAGCTTATCAGTTTTAAATATGGCACTGTTCCTGTTGTAAGAGAGACCGGTGGTTTGGCCGATTCCGTGACAAATTATGATCCGAAGACCGGAAAGGGTACGGGTTTTGTTTTTAAGGAATATTCTCCCTGGGAGCTGCTTGATGCCGTAAAACGAGGGGTTTTAGTGTACAAAAATAAGAATAGCTGGGCAAAACTTATAATAAAAGATATGAAGCTGGATTTTTCCTGGGATAGCTCTGCAAAAAAATATGTTGAGCTTTATCAGAAAGCTCTTTTAAAACACAGATGA